Proteins encoded together in one Calditrichota bacterium window:
- a CDS encoding endonuclease domain-containing protein: MRKEPTAAEKHLSQSIRANKLGTRVRRQMNIGAYIVDFVLPEYNVIIEVDGLTHAEMSQIEYDNSRSEWLEQQGYRMIRVGNLAVLQNLSGVLERIELAIAETPPNPPAKARGNQKEPR, translated from the coding sequence ATGCGCAAGGAGCCCACTGCCGCTGAAAAGCACTTGTCGCAATCCATACGCGCAAATAAACTCGGCACTCGTGTCCGCAGACAAATGAACATCGGGGCGTACATCGTAGACTTCGTTCTGCCTGAGTACAATGTCATCATCGAAGTGGATGGACTGACACATGCGGAAATGAGTCAGATTGAGTATGACAATTCGCGATCCGAGTGGCTTGAGCAACAAGGCTATCGGATGATTCGAGTCGGCAACTTGGCGGTGTTGCAGAATTTGAGCGGCGTGCTTGAACGCATCGAACTCGCCATTGCAGAGACCCCCCCTAACCCCCCCGCTAAAGCGAGAGGGAATCAGAAGGAGCCCCGCTAA
- a CDS encoding DinB family protein, with protein sequence MNSEEIRDALYSQFGATLDMLENAILACPDDVWSNGEIISERTWWEFWYLASHTLFWTDFYLSETIENFTPPKPFGLEERDPAGVLPPRVYTQKELLTYLEHDRRKMQEVFRNLTGEKMSERFIVGKKNFSVVEKLLYTMRHIQHHTAQLNLLLRQSGHEPPTWVTHPKQPLTQ encoded by the coding sequence ATGAACTCTGAAGAAATACGCGACGCGCTCTACTCCCAATTTGGAGCCACTTTGGACATGCTGGAAAACGCGATTCTGGCCTGTCCTGATGATGTATGGAGCAATGGTGAAATCATCAGCGAGCGAACGTGGTGGGAGTTCTGGTATCTGGCCTCGCATACACTCTTTTGGACAGACTTTTACCTGTCTGAGACCATCGAAAACTTCACTCCGCCGAAGCCGTTTGGCCTGGAAGAACGTGATCCTGCCGGCGTACTCCCCCCGCGCGTGTACACACAGAAAGAACTTCTAACCTACCTCGAACATGATCGCCGGAAGATGCAGGAAGTCTTCAGAAACCTCACCGGCGAGAAGATGTCCGAGCGGTTTATCGTTGGCAAGAAGAATTTCTCTGTTGTGGAGAAATTGCTGTATACCATGCGGCACATCCAGCACCACACCGCGCAGTTGAATCTGCTCTTGCGGCAATCCGGACACGAGCCGCCCACATGGGTGACACACCCCAAACAACCGTTGACCCAATGA
- a CDS encoding alpha-ketoacid dehydrogenase subunit beta: protein MPVMTMVQALNNALDVKLADDPSVLCFGEDVGVEGGVFRVTEHLQKKHGVKRVFDTPLAESSIIGACIGMSVMGLRPVAEMQFDGFVYPAMNQIITHISRYRYRTRGQRHVPAVIRFPYGGGVKALEMHSEAMEAMYAHIPGLKVVIPSTPYDAKGLMVSAIEDNDPVIYQEPKRLYRAMKQEVPEGLYRIPIGKAKVEKEGRDMTVISYGAMMHVCRKALDFIEKDHINIELIDLRTIYPLDWDTIVNSIKKTGRLLVVQEGPKSFGVAAELMALATEKCFEYLEAPPMRLCGNDTIPPLPRSEDLYCPTPERVHYYARKLADYQM from the coding sequence ATGCCCGTTATGACTATGGTGCAGGCGCTGAACAATGCGCTGGACGTGAAGCTCGCGGATGATCCGTCCGTGCTGTGCTTCGGTGAAGACGTCGGCGTTGAAGGCGGCGTCTTCCGTGTGACCGAACATCTCCAAAAGAAGCACGGCGTCAAGCGCGTGTTCGACACGCCGCTGGCCGAATCGTCGATCATCGGCGCGTGCATCGGCATGTCTGTGATGGGGCTGCGTCCCGTCGCCGAAATGCAATTCGACGGTTTCGTGTATCCCGCGATGAATCAAATCATCACGCACATTTCGCGCTACCGCTACCGCACGCGCGGCCAGCGTCACGTGCCCGCGGTGATTCGTTTCCCGTATGGCGGCGGCGTGAAGGCGCTCGAAATGCACTCCGAGGCGATGGAAGCGATGTACGCGCACATCCCCGGTTTGAAAGTCGTGATTCCCTCGACGCCGTACGACGCGAAAGGTCTGATGGTTTCCGCGATTGAAGACAACGATCCGGTGATCTATCAAGAACCCAAGCGTCTTTACCGCGCGATGAAGCAGGAAGTGCCCGAAGGTCTCTACCGCATTCCCATCGGCAAGGCGAAAGTCGAGAAGGAAGGCCGCGACATGACCGTGATTTCCTACGGCGCGATGATGCACGTCTGCCGTAAGGCGCTCGACTTTATCGAAAAAGATCATATCAACATTGAATTGATCGACCTGCGCACGATCTATCCGCTCGATTGGGATACGATTGTAAACTCAATCAAGAAAACAGGTCGTCTGCTCGTGGTGCAGGAAGGCCCGAAGAGCTTCGGCGTCGCGGCGGAATTGATGGCGCTCGCGACCGAAAAGTGTTTCGAGTATCTCGAAGCTCCGCCGATGCGTCTGTGCGGCAACGACACGATTCCGCCGCTCCCGCGCAGCG
- the pdhA gene encoding pyruvate dehydrogenase (acetyl-transferring) E1 component subunit alpha yields MAAETKTKKTDKTNGHAGAKPTSSLFDAYDATSGKKLEILDPNGKVLHPEWMPEMSDELLLEGYKMMKYARIVDLKAVNLQRQGKLYTLPVNRGQEAAAVGSAMALRKDDWMVPAFREIGAYMWHGVPVETVYKWYLGLESGAVMPEGVNSLPTSVPISSQIPHAAGIGHAINYKGLDQAVLCYFGDGGTSEGDFSEGLNWAAVFTCPCVFFCNNNQYAISVPRDQQTKAATIAQKAVGFGLPGIQVDGNDLFAVYRATKEAVDFARAGNGPVLIEAVTYRMGAHTTSDDPTKYRTHEEEKIWEPRDPLIRVKKYLEEKKLWSDKDETSYEEECAAKVDAVVQRVVGLGPNPIHELFEHQYENLTNSLIEQKADIQAFIDWQVKRG; encoded by the coding sequence ATGGCCGCTGAGACCAAGACCAAGAAAACCGATAAGACCAACGGACATGCGGGGGCTAAGCCAACCTCCTCGCTGTTCGATGCCTATGACGCGACGTCGGGCAAGAAACTCGAGATCCTCGACCCCAATGGAAAGGTCCTGCATCCCGAGTGGATGCCCGAGATGAGTGACGAGTTGCTGCTTGAGGGTTACAAGATGATGAAGTACGCGCGCATCGTCGACCTCAAGGCCGTCAACCTGCAGCGTCAGGGCAAGCTCTACACGCTGCCCGTCAACCGCGGACAGGAAGCAGCCGCAGTCGGTTCGGCGATGGCGCTGCGCAAAGACGACTGGATGGTCCCGGCCTTCCGCGAAATCGGCGCGTACATGTGGCACGGCGTGCCCGTCGAAACGGTGTACAAGTGGTACCTCGGTCTCGAGAGCGGTGCGGTCATGCCCGAAGGTGTGAACAGCTTGCCGACGTCGGTGCCGATCTCTTCGCAGATTCCCCACGCGGCCGGTATCGGTCATGCGATCAACTACAAAGGTCTCGACCAGGCTGTGCTGTGCTACTTCGGGGACGGCGGCACGTCGGAAGGAGATTTTTCCGAAGGGCTAAACTGGGCCGCGGTGTTTACCTGTCCGTGCGTGTTCTTCTGCAACAACAACCAATACGCGATCAGCGTCCCGCGCGATCAGCAGACGAAAGCCGCGACGATTGCGCAGAAGGCCGTCGGTTTCGGCTTGCCCGGTATTCAAGTGGACGGCAACGATTTGTTCGCGGTCTATCGCGCGACGAAGGAAGCCGTCGACTTTGCGCGCGCAGGCAACGGTCCCGTGCTAATTGAAGCCGTGACCTACAGAATGGGTGCCCATACGACGTCGGACGATCCGACCAAGTACCGTACGCACGAAGAAGAAAAGATCTGGGAGCCGCGCGATCCGCTGATTCGCGTCAAGAAATATCTCGAAGAGAAAAAACTCTGGAGTGACAAGGACGAAACGTCGTATGAAGAAGAGTGCGCCGCCAAGGTCGACGCCGTCGTTCAGCGCGTCGTCGGTCTCGGTCCCAACCCGATTCACGAGCTCTTCGAGCACCAGTACGAAAACCTGACGAACTCGCTGATTGAACAGAAGGCGGATATTCAGGCGTTCATCGACTGGCAGGTGAAGCGGGGGTAG